In the Clostridium beijerinckii genome, one interval contains:
- a CDS encoding phage antirepressor KilAC domain-containing protein has protein sequence MESLRIFKDERFGEIRWLKINNKDYAVGIDIAKALGYKNPRDAILRHCKGVVKHDIGVVTGKRRDGTDVIQNIEMSVIPEGDIYRLAAKSELPGAEKFEAWIFDEVLPSIRKTGMYATDELLDNPDLLIAAATKLKEERKARLEAENKVKILEPKGQFYDDVAGSKDSIEVGHVAKVLAIRGMGRNNLFSLLREKKVLDKNNIPYQQFVDLGYFRVLEQKYTVPSGETKINIKTMVFQKGIEFIRRKIGE, from the coding sequence ATGGAGAGTTTACGAATTTTTAAAGATGAAAGATTTGGAGAAATAAGATGGTTAAAAATTAATAATAAGGATTATGCAGTTGGGATTGATATAGCAAAAGCTTTGGGATATAAAAACCCAAGAGATGCAATTTTAAGGCATTGCAAGGGTGTCGTGAAACACGACATAGGGGTAGTTACTGGAAAGAGGAGAGATGGAACAGATGTTATTCAAAATATAGAAATGAGTGTCATTCCTGAAGGGGATATTTACAGGTTAGCAGCCAAATCAGAATTGCCTGGAGCAGAGAAATTTGAAGCATGGATTTTTGATGAGGTATTGCCTAGCATACGAAAAACAGGAATGTACGCTACAGATGAATTATTAGATAATCCTGATTTACTTATTGCTGCAGCGACTAAGTTAAAAGAAGAGAGAAAAGCAAGGCTGGAAGCCGAAAATAAGGTGAAGATATTAGAGCCTAAAGGACAATTTTATGATGATGTTGCAGGATCTAAAGATAGCATTGAAGTGGGACATGTTGCAAAGGTCCTTGCTATAAGAGGAATGGGAAGAAACAATTTATTCTCACTCTTAAGAGAAAAGAAAGTTTTGGATAAAAACAATATTCCGTATCAACAGTTTGTAGACTTAGGATATTTTAGAGTATTAGAGCAAAAATACACAGTACCTAGTGGTGAAACAAAGATAAACATTAAGACAATGGTATTTCAAAAAGGAATAGAGTTTATAAGAAGAAAAATTGGGGAGTAA
- a CDS encoding AbrB/MazE/SpoVT family DNA-binding domain-containing protein, which translates to MKASGIVRKLDPLGRIVIPKEIRNVLGINDGDSMEIIKVDNEVVVRKYSKGCIFCGNDKGISKFRDALVCSECKKALGQD; encoded by the coding sequence ATGAAAGCATCAGGAATAGTGAGAAAGCTAGATCCACTTGGAAGGATTGTAATACCAAAAGAAATAAGAAATGTACTAGGAATTAATGATGGAGATTCTATGGAAATAATTAAGGTTGATAATGAGGTAGTTGTTAGGAAATACAGTAAAGGCTGCATCTTTTGTGGAAATGATAAAGGTATTTCAAAATTTAGAGATGCACTTGTCTGTAGTGAGTGCAAAAAGGCGTTAGGTCAAGATTAA
- a CDS encoding ATP-binding protein — protein sequence MSSEKELKKASYKCEKCCDTGWVLIPQENRQPLAVSCECREIEKVKNEWKHSGINVEMTKHTFANFKVWNRASQRAKDTSAAYCTDFDEVRNSRRNSILLCGQVGSGKTHLSVAIGLNLLKQKIKVVYMPYRDGITKIKQNILDQEYYVKAISKYKLCEVLLIDDLFKGKINESDINIVFEIINYRYLNFLPIIVSSEFSIERLLNFDEAVGSRIYEMSKDYVVEIEKDIHNNYRLK from the coding sequence AAGCCTCATATAAGTGTGAGAAATGCTGTGATACTGGGTGGGTACTTATTCCACAAGAAAATAGGCAGCCCCTTGCAGTTAGCTGTGAGTGTAGAGAAATTGAGAAGGTAAAAAATGAATGGAAGCATTCAGGAATTAATGTTGAAATGACAAAGCATACTTTTGCTAATTTTAAGGTGTGGAATAGAGCTTCTCAAAGAGCAAAGGATACATCAGCAGCTTATTGCACTGATTTTGATGAAGTTAGAAATAGCAGAAGAAATAGCATTCTACTTTGTGGTCAGGTAGGAAGTGGCAAAACTCATCTCAGTGTTGCCATTGGATTAAATTTGTTAAAGCAGAAGATTAAAGTTGTGTACATGCCTTATAGAGATGGAATTACTAAGATTAAACAAAACATCCTTGACCAAGAATATTACGTTAAGGCCATCTCAAAGTATAAGCTGTGTGAGGTTTTACTTATTGATGATCTCTTTAAGGGTAAAATCAATGAAAGTGATATAAACATAGTCTTTGAAATTATTAATTATAGATATTTAAACTTTCTGCCAATCATAGTTAGCAGTGAATTTAGTATTGAAAGATTACTGAATTTTGATGAAGCTGTTGGCTCAAGAATTTATGAGATGAGTAAGGACTATGTGGTGGAAATTGAGAAAGACATACACAATAACTATAGATTAAAATAA